The Allochromatium tepidum genome has a window encoding:
- a CDS encoding RluA family pseudouridine synthase produces MKSSASVTNSRTTDRPAREADRPLASLQGGDGSKAPQYLRIDEQTDGQRIDNFLLRVLKGVPRSHLYRLLRRGEVRVNKGRIKAEYRLRAGDVVRIPPIRLGESAPPGRAPESQLARLEQAILYEDERLLVIDKPSGLAVHGGSGLSYGLIESLRRLRPGRELELVHRLDRDTSGCLVLCKRRSALRELHALIREGRMDKRYLALILGELPRAELLVDAPLKKNVLSSGERVVRVEAHEGKEARTRFRRLKRFAIDGQALTLVEAELLTGRTHQIRVHAAHLGTPLAGDPKYGDEAANQRLKGYGLKRLFLHAAALSFKLEYMARPLRLECPLPDELQQVLAALEN; encoded by the coding sequence TTGAAATCCTCAGCTTCAGTCACGAACTCCAGGACCACCGACCGCCCAGCACGCGAGGCCGATCGACCGCTCGCGTCTCTTCAAGGTGGGGATGGGTCGAAAGCGCCACAATATCTCCGGATCGATGAACAGACCGATGGTCAGCGCATCGACAACTTCCTGCTGCGCGTCCTCAAGGGCGTGCCGCGCAGTCATCTCTACCGGCTGCTGCGGCGCGGCGAGGTGCGCGTCAACAAGGGGCGGATCAAGGCCGAGTACCGGCTGCGCGCCGGGGATGTGGTACGCATCCCGCCGATCCGGCTCGGCGAGTCGGCACCGCCGGGACGCGCGCCCGAGTCGCAACTGGCGCGGCTGGAGCAGGCGATACTTTACGAAGACGAGCGGTTGCTGGTCATCGACAAGCCCTCGGGGCTGGCGGTGCATGGCGGCAGCGGTCTGAGCTATGGCTTGATCGAGTCGCTGCGCCGGTTGCGTCCGGGGCGCGAGCTGGAGCTGGTGCATCGGCTCGATCGCGACACCTCCGGCTGTCTGGTCCTCTGCAAGCGCCGTAGTGCCTTGCGCGAGCTGCATGCCCTGATCCGCGAAGGCCGCATGGACAAGCGCTATCTGGCGCTGATCCTGGGCGAGCTGCCGCGTGCCGAACTCCTGGTCGATGCGCCGCTCAAGAAGAACGTCCTGAGCAGCGGCGAGCGCGTGGTGCGGGTCGAAGCGCACGAGGGCAAGGAGGCACGCACCCGGTTTCGGCGTCTGAAGCGCTTCGCGATCGACGGTCAGGCGCTGACCCTGGTCGAGGCGGAGCTACTCACCGGCCGCACCCATCAGATCCGGGTCCATGCCGCCCATCTGGGGACGCCGCTGGCGGGCGATCCCAAGTATGGCGACGAGGCAGCCAACCAGCGGCTCAAGGGCTATGGTCTGAAACGGCTGTTTCTGCATGCGGCGGCGCTGAGTTTCAAGCTCGAATACATGGCCCGTCCACTGCGTCTGGAGTGCCCCCTGCCGGACGAACTGCAACAGGTGCTCGCTGCCCTGGAGAACTGA
- a CDS encoding HAD-IIIA family hydrolase translates to MNFELIVFDWDGTLMDSEALIVTCIQAAFRDLGLPEPVREVARDVIGLGLDEAMERLLPTGDAGLRAEVVLQYRRHFLGGDQVPAVLFPGARETLDWMTEQGYRLAVATGKSRAGLNKSLTESGLHGVFHATRTADETFSKPHPQMLLELMDELGARADETLMIGDTEYDLQMANNAGVRSLAVCYGVHEPGRLLACGPLACLDSLWAIRDWLSAGQAD, encoded by the coding sequence GTGAATTTCGAACTGATCGTTTTCGACTGGGATGGAACCCTGATGGATTCCGAGGCGCTGATCGTCACCTGCATCCAGGCGGCCTTCCGCGACCTGGGACTGCCCGAGCCGGTGCGCGAAGTGGCCCGCGACGTCATCGGACTGGGCCTGGATGAGGCCATGGAGCGTCTGCTGCCCACGGGGGATGCGGGACTCCGTGCCGAAGTGGTATTGCAATACCGTCGTCACTTCCTGGGCGGCGACCAAGTGCCGGCCGTGCTTTTCCCGGGCGCGCGCGAAACCCTCGACTGGATGACCGAGCAGGGGTATCGGCTGGCGGTGGCCACCGGCAAGAGTCGGGCGGGGCTGAACAAGTCGCTCACCGAAAGCGGGCTGCACGGCGTCTTCCATGCCACGCGCACGGCTGATGAAACCTTCTCCAAGCCGCATCCGCAGATGCTGCTGGAACTCATGGACGAGCTGGGCGCGCGCGCCGATGAGACGCTCATGATCGGCGATACCGAATACGACCTGCAGATGGCCAACAATGCCGGTGTGCGTTCGCTGGCGGTCTGTTACGGCGTCCATGAACCGGGTCGGCTGCTGGCCTGCGGGCCGCTCGCCTGTCTCGACTCGCTGTGGGCGATCCGCGACTGGTTGAGCGCCGGACAGGCCGACTGA
- a CDS encoding S49 family peptidase → MNWKFWKKRREPMPAPGQPDWERALINRLAAEYLDDQRKRRRWATAFKLLILVYLIGVLIAANSQGLSDAVKVGEDHTALIEVKGVIAPDSDASADRVITALRAAFEAKHVKGIILRINSPGGSPVQAGYINDEIKRLKEKYKKDHDGKDMPVYAVAVDLCASGGYYIAVGADAIYVDKASLVGSIGVRIDSFGFQKAMEELGIERRLLTAGANKGILDPFSPLDPSQRDFIQGVLDRLHAQFIDAVKQGRGDRLKGGDELFSGLFWSGQEAVELGLADGLGSSSQVARELIKADKIVEYTKKRDLLESIAKRFGALVGVGMLEGLGVSTGLSLPH, encoded by the coding sequence ATGAACTGGAAATTTTGGAAGAAACGCCGTGAGCCGATGCCCGCGCCCGGCCAACCGGACTGGGAGCGCGCCCTGATCAACCGGCTCGCCGCCGAGTATCTGGACGACCAGCGCAAGCGCCGACGTTGGGCGACGGCCTTCAAGCTGCTGATCCTGGTCTATCTGATCGGCGTGCTGATTGCGGCCAACAGCCAGGGACTGTCCGACGCGGTCAAGGTCGGCGAGGACCATACGGCACTGATCGAGGTCAAGGGCGTCATCGCCCCCGACTCGGATGCGAGTGCCGATCGCGTCATCACCGCGTTGCGCGCCGCCTTCGAGGCCAAGCACGTCAAGGGCATCATCCTGCGTATCAACAGCCCCGGCGGCAGCCCGGTCCAGGCCGGCTATATCAACGACGAGATCAAGCGTCTGAAGGAGAAATACAAGAAGGACCACGATGGCAAGGACATGCCGGTCTATGCCGTGGCCGTCGATCTCTGCGCCTCGGGCGGCTATTACATCGCCGTCGGCGCCGATGCCATCTATGTCGACAAGGCCAGTCTGGTCGGTTCCATCGGGGTACGTATCGACAGCTTCGGCTTCCAGAAGGCGATGGAGGAGCTGGGCATCGAGCGCCGTCTGCTGACGGCCGGGGCCAACAAGGGCATCCTCGATCCCTTCTCGCCGCTGGATCCGTCACAGCGGGACTTCATCCAGGGTGTGCTCGACCGGCTGCACGCTCAGTTCATCGATGCCGTGAAGCAGGGACGCGGCGACAGGCTCAAGGGCGGGGACGAACTCTTCAGCGGACTGTTCTGGAGCGGTCAGGAAGCGGTCGAACTCGGGCTGGCCGATGGTCTGGGCAGTTCCAGCCAGGTGGCGCGCGAACTGATCAAGGCCGATAAGATCGTCGAATACACCAAGAAGCGCGATCTGCTCGAATCCATCGCCAAGCGTTTCGGCGCGCTGGTCGGTGTCGGGATGCTGGAAGGGCTGGGCGTCTCGACCGGTTTGAGCCTGCCGCACTGA